A part of Streptomyces sp. DSM 40750 genomic DNA contains:
- a CDS encoding ABC transporter ATP-binding protein, which produces MATVSFDKATRIYPGSTKPAVDALEIEIEDGEFLVLVGPSGCGKSTSLRMLAGLEDVNGGAIRIGDRDVTHLPPKDRDIAMVFQNYALYPHMSVADNMGFALKIAGVNKAEIRQKVEEAAKILDLTEYLDRKPKALSGGQRQRVAMGRAIVREPQVFLMDEPLSNLDAKLRVSTRTQIASLQRRLGITTVYVTHDQVEAMTMGDRVAVLKDGLLQQVDTPRNMYDRPANLFVAGFIGSPAMNLVEVPITDGGVKFGNSVVPVNREALKAASDKGDTTVTVGVRPEHFDIVEHDGAVASSLSKDADDAPAGLAVTVNVVEELGADGYVYGTAEVGGETKDLVVRVNGRQVPEKGATLHVVPRPGENHVFSTSTGERLSD; this is translated from the coding sequence ATGGCCACAGTCTCGTTCGACAAGGCGACCCGGATCTACCCGGGTTCCACGAAGCCCGCCGTAGACGCGCTCGAAATCGAGATCGAGGACGGCGAGTTCCTCGTTCTGGTCGGCCCGTCCGGTTGCGGCAAGTCCACCTCGCTCCGCATGCTCGCGGGGCTCGAGGACGTCAACGGCGGAGCCATCCGCATCGGTGACCGCGACGTCACGCACCTGCCGCCGAAGGACCGGGACATCGCCATGGTGTTCCAGAACTACGCGCTCTACCCGCACATGTCCGTCGCCGACAACATGGGCTTCGCGCTCAAGATCGCCGGCGTCAACAAGGCGGAGATCCGGCAGAAGGTCGAAGAGGCCGCGAAGATCCTCGACCTCACCGAGTACCTGGACCGCAAGCCGAAGGCCCTCTCCGGTGGTCAGCGCCAGCGAGTCGCCATGGGCCGTGCCATCGTGCGTGAGCCCCAGGTCTTCCTCATGGACGAGCCGCTGTCGAACCTCGACGCCAAGCTCCGTGTCTCGACCCGTACGCAGATCGCGTCCCTGCAGCGCCGCCTCGGCATCACCACCGTCTACGTCACCCACGACCAGGTCGAGGCCATGACGATGGGCGACCGTGTGGCGGTCCTCAAGGACGGTCTGCTCCAGCAGGTCGACACCCCGCGCAACATGTACGACCGCCCGGCCAACCTCTTCGTCGCCGGCTTCATCGGCTCCCCGGCCATGAACCTGGTCGAGGTCCCGATCACCGACGGCGGCGTGAAGTTCGGCAACAGCGTCGTCCCGGTCAACCGTGAGGCCCTCAAGGCCGCCTCCGACAAGGGTGACACCACGGTCACCGTCGGTGTCCGTCCCGAGCACTTCGACATCGTCGAGCACGACGGTGCCGTCGCCTCCTCCCTGTCGAAGGACGCCGACGACGCCCCGGCCGGCCTCGCCGTCACCGTCAACGTCGTCGAGGAGCTCGGCGCCGACGGTTACGTCTACGGCACCGCCGAGGTCGGCGGCGAGACCAAGGACCTCGTGGTCCGCGTCAACGGTCGCCAGGTCCCGGAGAAGGGCGCGACGCTGCACGTCGTGCCGCGTCCGGGCGAGAACCACGTGTTCTCGACCTCCACGGGCGAGCGCCTCTCCGACTGA
- the arfB gene encoding alternative ribosome rescue aminoacyl-tRNA hydrolase ArfB: protein MSGPYVIRGSVSLPEAELMWRFSRSSGPGGQHVNTSDSQVELRFDLASTEALPEVWKARALERLAARLVDGVVSVRASEHRSQWRNRETAAVRLAALLAEATAPPPKPRRATRIPRGINERRLREKKQRSDTKRGRTGRDWG from the coding sequence ATGTCCGGTCCCTACGTCATCCGTGGCTCCGTCTCGCTTCCCGAGGCCGAGCTCATGTGGCGTTTCTCCCGGTCCTCCGGTCCCGGCGGACAGCATGTCAACACCAGCGACTCGCAGGTCGAGCTGCGGTTCGACCTCGCGAGCACCGAGGCGCTGCCCGAGGTGTGGAAGGCGCGGGCGCTGGAGCGGCTCGCCGCCCGGCTCGTCGACGGGGTCGTCAGTGTGCGGGCCTCCGAGCACCGTTCCCAGTGGCGAAACCGGGAGACCGCCGCCGTACGTCTCGCCGCGTTGCTCGCGGAGGCGACCGCGCCGCCGCCCAAGCCGCGGCGGGCGACCCGGATCCCGAGGGGGATCAACGAACGGCGGCTGCGGGAGAAGAAGCAGCGGTCCGACACCAAGCGGGGGCGGACGGGGCGCGACTGGGGGTGA
- a CDS encoding aminoglycoside phosphotransferase family protein, giving the protein MSDAISVPEELAATLEMFFDEEGRAFAASLPDLAADFLDRWGLRLDGRPMHGMCALVLPVIHTADGTPAVLKLQILDAESEGEPVALRVWDGDGAVRLLRYDDETGTMLLERLDPARMLSHQPDTREAVLVIARLLAHLTAVPAPPTMRRLTDIAADMLHRTPPVLARIPDASDRRLIADCAAAVGEVVTEPGDRLLHWDLHFDNVLGGDRAPWLAIDPKPLAGDPAFELWPALDNRFDPTEVRWRFDAMTDVLALDRARARAWTFGRLLQNAIWDIEEGRPLQPDDLEIARRLR; this is encoded by the coding sequence ATGAGCGATGCCATCTCGGTCCCGGAGGAACTGGCCGCCACCCTGGAGATGTTCTTCGACGAGGAGGGCCGGGCCTTCGCCGCATCCCTCCCCGACCTGGCGGCCGACTTCCTGGACCGCTGGGGACTACGCCTCGACGGCCGCCCCATGCACGGCATGTGCGCCCTGGTCCTCCCAGTGATCCACACAGCCGACGGCACCCCGGCGGTCCTCAAGCTCCAGATCCTCGACGCCGAGAGCGAGGGCGAACCGGTCGCCCTGCGCGTCTGGGACGGCGACGGGGCCGTACGGCTCCTGCGGTACGACGACGAAACGGGCACCATGCTGCTCGAACGCCTCGACCCGGCCCGGATGCTGTCCCACCAGCCGGACACCCGCGAGGCCGTCCTGGTCATCGCCCGCCTGCTCGCCCACCTGACCGCCGTACCGGCCCCGCCGACCATGCGCCGCCTGACCGACATCGCGGCCGACATGCTGCACCGCACCCCACCCGTCCTGGCCCGCATCCCCGACGCATCCGACCGCCGCCTGATCGCGGACTGCGCGGCAGCGGTGGGCGAGGTCGTCACCGAACCCGGCGACCGCCTCCTCCACTGGGACCTGCACTTCGACAACGTCCTCGGCGGCGACCGCGCCCCCTGGCTCGCCATCGACCCCAAGCCCCTCGCCGGCGACCCCGCCTTCGAACTCTGGCCGGCCCTCGACAACCGCTTCGACCCCACCGAGGTCCGCTGGCGCTTCGACGCGATGACCGACGTCCTCGCCCTGGACCGCGCCCGAGCCCGCGCCTGGACCTTCGGCCGCCTCCTCCAGAACGCCATCTGGGACATCGAGGAAGGCCGCCCCCTCCAGCCCGACGACCTGGAAATCGCCCGCCGCCTGCGGTGA
- a CDS encoding FAD-dependent oxidoreductase: MHRAPATHRPSARTRTGPRTRAASAPTRTPVPLTVIGGGFAGLTAAITAAEAGAKVTVHEAHHTLGGRARTAEGPYRTNEGPHALYNGGPHWTWLGQRDLIGPLAPLPPLEAARLRLHHRGALRRTPPFGMLKLLRPRRTSQQAPIDVDFLTWATEQAGEEAARAAANYSAVALFHHDPGSLSAAFVQERLRRATKLPPEAHYPRGGWASVIDRMAARAWNLGVRMETLSRVDSLDDLHGSGSDSGMGPVIVATSLDAARRLLGDDSLTWPSGRTALVDLALRTRRGDAFAVSDLDAPGWIERFTAQDRTLAPAGEQLLQGQFPIGPHESRADGVARAEHLLDLAFPDWRDRTTWRREATANGRTGAVDLPGTSWRDRPAVDRGDGVYLAGDQVAAPGVLSEVSFNSALAAVSLALGRRSKNTLDLKQA; encoded by the coding sequence ATGCACCGCGCTCCAGCCACGCACCGCCCCTCCGCCCGTACACGCACCGGCCCCCGAACCCGCGCCGCCTCCGCCCCCACCCGCACCCCCGTCCCCCTCACCGTCATCGGCGGCGGTTTCGCCGGGCTCACCGCGGCGATCACCGCCGCGGAGGCGGGCGCGAAGGTCACCGTCCACGAGGCGCACCACACGCTCGGCGGCCGGGCACGGACCGCGGAAGGGCCGTACCGGACGAACGAGGGGCCACACGCGCTGTACAACGGCGGCCCGCACTGGACCTGGCTCGGCCAACGGGACCTGATCGGGCCGCTCGCGCCCCTCCCGCCCCTGGAGGCCGCCCGACTGCGCCTGCACCACCGGGGCGCCCTGCGCCGGACCCCGCCGTTCGGGATGCTCAAGCTCCTCCGCCCACGCCGTACGAGCCAACAGGCCCCCATCGACGTCGACTTCCTCACCTGGGCGACCGAACAGGCGGGCGAGGAGGCCGCGCGTGCCGCCGCCAACTACTCGGCGGTGGCACTGTTCCACCACGACCCGGGCTCACTGTCCGCCGCGTTCGTTCAGGAACGGCTGCGCCGGGCCACGAAGTTGCCCCCGGAGGCGCACTACCCGCGCGGCGGCTGGGCGAGCGTCATCGACCGGATGGCGGCCCGCGCCTGGAACCTCGGCGTACGGATGGAGACCCTCAGCCGGGTGGACAGCCTCGACGACCTCCACGGCTCCGGCTCCGACTCCGGCATGGGACCAGTCATTGTCGCCACCTCCCTCGACGCCGCCCGCCGCCTGCTCGGGGACGACTCGCTGACCTGGCCGAGCGGCCGCACGGCACTCGTCGACCTCGCCCTCCGCACCCGCCGCGGCGACGCCTTCGCGGTCTCCGACCTGGACGCGCCCGGCTGGATCGAACGGTTCACCGCCCAGGACCGCACGCTCGCCCCGGCGGGCGAGCAACTGCTCCAGGGACAGTTCCCGATCGGGCCGCACGAGTCGCGGGCCGACGGCGTCGCCCGGGCCGAGCACCTGCTGGACCTGGCCTTCCCCGACTGGCGGGACCGGACCACCTGGCGGCGCGAGGCGACCGCGAACGGCCGTACGGGCGCGGTCGATCTCCCCGGCACCAGCTGGCGCGACCGCCCGGCCGTGGACCGGGGCGACGGCGTCTACCTCGCGGGCGACCAGGTCGCGGCGCCGGGCGTGCTCTCGGAGGTGTCGTTCAACAGCGCCCTCGCGGCCGTCTCACTGGCACTGGGCAGGAGGTCGAAGAACACCCTTGACCTCAAGCAAGCTTGA
- a CDS encoding GNAT family N-acetyltransferase — protein sequence MQLETLRTAEDGAIPGPLLAEVTALHASNRDFYALSGDFPDANDIRPEQVNAALAVELANRDVEVLLAREDGADAGGDINAGGGDIDAGKDCGGNGNRPLVGAAITLARHPDPADPDPWIGLMLIDAGAQRRGYGRQLAALVEERFRQAGRTAVRLAVLDNNPGALAFWTSLGYEVIEHRRDRQLGRPCAVLRKTLRTPRRAARVAVLDPEGAVFLFQYVNDEVGVHWALPGGGLEADETPREGALRELREETGWTDLEPGAFLCDWEHDFTRADIPVRQHDHIYVTRGPRREPVGGLLAAARAEEGILAWRWWTRQELTEAEEAVWPPALPQLLTEFEGSGSGNPAA from the coding sequence CTGCAGCTCGAAACCCTCCGCACGGCCGAGGACGGGGCCATCCCCGGCCCCCTTCTCGCCGAAGTCACGGCCCTGCACGCCTCCAACCGCGACTTCTACGCCCTGAGCGGTGACTTCCCGGACGCGAACGACATCCGCCCCGAGCAGGTGAACGCGGCCCTGGCGGTGGAGTTGGCCAACCGGGACGTGGAGGTCCTGCTCGCGCGCGAAGACGGCGCCGACGCCGGCGGGGACATCAACGCAGGTGGCGGGGACATCGACGCAGGTAAGGACTGCGGCGGCAACGGCAACCGGCCGCTCGTCGGAGCCGCCATCACCCTCGCGCGGCATCCCGACCCCGCCGATCCCGACCCGTGGATCGGGCTGATGCTCATCGACGCCGGAGCTCAACGGCGGGGGTACGGGCGGCAGTTGGCGGCGCTCGTCGAGGAACGGTTCCGGCAGGCGGGGCGTACCGCCGTACGGCTCGCCGTCCTCGACAACAACCCCGGCGCCCTCGCCTTCTGGACATCCCTCGGCTACGAGGTCATCGAGCATCGGCGGGACCGCCAACTGGGGCGCCCCTGCGCGGTGTTGCGCAAGACGCTGCGTACGCCGCGCCGGGCCGCACGTGTCGCCGTACTCGACCCGGAGGGTGCCGTCTTCCTCTTCCAGTACGTCAACGACGAGGTGGGCGTGCACTGGGCCCTGCCCGGCGGCGGCCTGGAGGCGGACGAGACACCGCGCGAGGGCGCCCTGCGGGAGCTGCGCGAGGAGACGGGCTGGACGGACCTGGAGCCCGGCGCCTTCCTCTGCGACTGGGAGCATGACTTCACCCGCGCCGACATCCCCGTCCGCCAGCACGACCACATCTACGTGACCCGGGGCCCACGCCGCGAACCGGTCGGCGGTCTCCTCGCCGCCGCACGCGCCGAGGAGGGCATCCTGGCCTGGCGCTGGTGGACCCGCCAGGAACTCACCGAGGCGGAGGAGGCCGTATGGCCGCCCGCGCTGCCCCAACTGCTCACGGAATTCGAGGGGTCGGGGTCGGGGAACCCTGCGGCTTGA
- a CDS encoding RNA-guided endonuclease InsQ/TnpB family protein — protein MGELAEKAKPKAVRGEEAKRIKREALGIGGRRKHHSRKATPMKGHAKEPDTHHRLYRFRFYPTVEQAEQLERTFGACRWVYNEGLALRSGAWERHRVNVGFAETCRALTGWKQVEETAWLKDVSSTVLQQSLRHLDQAFTRFFQGQAKYPERKKKGRSRDSATYVRTGFRWVEDPEDPGTGLITLAKQSEPLDIRWSRALPAGVDPVRLSVTRDRAGRYFVAALVEERIAPLPTAFLPDTQEPKAVGLDLGLASLVTLDNGTKLDHPRLLKRYAEKLARLQRELHKKVKGSKNRNKIRQKIARVYALISDVRKDMLDKFTTRLVRENQVLVVEDLSILTLLRPARGKGRRRKAKLNEAIIDAGWGELLRQLRYKCEWYGRTLVIVDRFFPSTRQCSACQAKGPRMDVSVREWICAECGAGHDRDVNAAVNLRDEGMRLYWLVRAGLPQGKAMPSVIKASTLAECLLAA, from the coding sequence ATGGGGGAGTTGGCGGAAAAGGCCAAGCCGAAAGCGGTGAGGGGCGAGGAGGCCAAGCGCATCAAGCGCGAGGCCCTCGGCATCGGCGGTCGCCGCAAGCACCACTCACGCAAGGCGACTCCTATGAAGGGACACGCCAAGGAGCCCGACACCCACCACCGGCTCTACCGGTTCCGCTTCTATCCGACCGTCGAACAGGCCGAGCAGTTGGAGAGGACCTTCGGCGCCTGCCGGTGGGTCTACAACGAGGGCCTGGCCCTGCGGTCAGGGGCATGGGAGCGGCACAGAGTGAATGTGGGGTTCGCGGAGACGTGCCGGGCACTGACCGGCTGGAAGCAGGTCGAGGAGACGGCGTGGCTCAAGGATGTGTCGTCGACCGTGCTCCAGCAGTCTCTGCGCCATCTCGACCAGGCGTTCACTCGCTTCTTCCAAGGTCAGGCGAAGTACCCCGAGCGGAAGAAGAAGGGGCGGTCGAGGGATTCGGCTACCTACGTGCGTACGGGCTTCAGGTGGGTCGAGGACCCGGAGGACCCGGGGACAGGGCTGATCACGCTTGCCAAGCAGTCCGAGCCGCTGGACATTCGCTGGTCGCGGGCGCTGCCTGCCGGAGTGGATCCGGTCCGACTGTCGGTGACGCGTGACCGGGCCGGACGGTACTTCGTGGCCGCGCTCGTGGAGGAGCGGATCGCGCCGCTACCCACCGCCTTCCTACCGGACACACAGGAGCCGAAGGCAGTGGGACTGGATCTGGGACTGGCATCTCTGGTCACTCTCGACAACGGGACGAAGCTCGACCATCCACGCCTGTTGAAGCGGTACGCGGAGAAACTGGCGCGGCTCCAGCGCGAGCTGCACAAGAAGGTGAAGGGATCCAAAAACCGGAACAAGATCAGGCAGAAGATCGCCCGCGTCTACGCGCTCATCAGTGACGTACGCAAGGACATGTTGGACAAGTTCACAACCCGCCTCGTGCGCGAGAACCAAGTGCTCGTGGTGGAGGACCTGTCCATCCTGACCCTGCTTCGTCCGGCACGCGGCAAGGGCCGTCGGCGGAAGGCGAAGCTGAATGAGGCGATCATCGACGCGGGATGGGGTGAGCTGCTGCGGCAGTTGCGCTACAAGTGCGAGTGGTACGGCCGGACGCTGGTGATCGTCGACCGTTTCTTCCCCTCGACACGGCAGTGTTCGGCGTGTCAGGCGAAGGGGCCGAGGATGGACGTCTCGGTGCGGGAGTGGATCTGCGCCGAGTGCGGGGCAGGCCACGATCGAGACGTGAACGCGGCTGTGAACCTCCGGGATGAGGGGATGCGGCTCTATTGGCTGGTGAGGGCCGGCTTGCCGCAGGGAAAGGCGATGCCGTCTGTGATCAAGGCATCGACACTTGCGGAGTGTTTGCTGGCCGCGTAG
- a CDS encoding zinc-binding dehydrogenase — translation MHAIRLHAFGPAENLTYEKVADPEPGPGQVRIAVAAAGVHLLDAAIREGRPGPGPAPELPTIPGREVAGVVEALGEDVPELWLGKRVTAHLGFVPGGYAELAVTEVERLHEIPENLDHAEAVAMIGTGRTAMGILLFAQLGPDDVAVVPAAAGGLGTLLVQYAKNAGATVVGLAGGPEKTARVAANGADLAVDYTDPAWPEKVAAYRGKATVVFDGVGGPVARESVALLAPGGKHLVFGWSAEGIKNGEPYIVEGVSETVLGEEMRRRAGGPDPIRTLELRALTEAATGRLTPSVHRFPLAEAAAAHRALENRGTTGKVVLEP, via the coding sequence ATGCACGCCATCCGTCTCCACGCCTTCGGCCCGGCCGAGAACCTCACCTACGAGAAGGTCGCGGACCCCGAGCCCGGCCCGGGGCAGGTGCGTATCGCCGTCGCCGCGGCGGGCGTACATCTGCTGGACGCGGCCATCCGCGAGGGCCGTCCGGGGCCCGGACCGGCACCGGAACTGCCCACGATCCCCGGCCGGGAGGTCGCCGGAGTCGTCGAGGCGCTCGGCGAGGACGTCCCCGAGCTCTGGCTCGGCAAGCGGGTCACCGCCCATCTCGGCTTCGTGCCCGGCGGATACGCCGAGTTGGCGGTCACGGAGGTCGAACGGCTGCACGAGATACCGGAGAACCTCGACCACGCCGAGGCCGTGGCGATGATCGGCACAGGCCGTACGGCGATGGGAATCCTCCTCTTCGCCCAACTGGGCCCGGACGACGTGGCCGTGGTCCCGGCCGCGGCCGGCGGCCTCGGCACCCTCCTCGTGCAGTACGCCAAGAACGCGGGCGCCACGGTCGTCGGTCTCGCCGGCGGGCCCGAGAAGACGGCCCGGGTGGCGGCGAACGGCGCCGACCTCGCCGTCGACTACACGGACCCGGCATGGCCGGAGAAGGTCGCCGCGTACCGGGGCAAGGCAACGGTCGTCTTCGACGGAGTCGGCGGGCCAGTGGCACGGGAGTCCGTCGCCCTCCTCGCCCCCGGCGGCAAACACCTCGTCTTCGGCTGGTCGGCGGAGGGCATCAAGAACGGCGAACCGTACATCGTCGAAGGCGTCTCCGAGACGGTCCTGGGCGAGGAGATGAGGCGCCGGGCGGGCGGCCCCGACCCCATCCGCACCCTCGAACTCCGCGCCCTCACCGAGGCCGCGACCGGCCGCCTCACCCCGTCCGTCCACCGCTTCCCCCTCGCCGAGGCCGCCGCCGCCCACCGCGCCCTGGAGAACCGCGGCACAACCGGAAAGGTGGTACTGGAGCCGTGA
- a CDS encoding pentapeptide repeat-containing protein translates to MVRARSVVKTARRPEVRLPVLEAYTGGELEPDGDYDGLEFRDEDFVGQDGGGARFMDCALTGCALDETRLHRARFLDSVLTGIRGVGTNLAEATLRDVELVDARLGGMQLHGAVLERVVVRGGKIDYLNLREARLRDVVFEDCVLVEPDFGGARLERVALVGCALKGADLSGVTLVDVDLREAASVEIARGVDRLSGAVISTAQLMDLAPVLAGEMGIRVEG, encoded by the coding sequence ATGGTGAGGGCGAGGTCGGTGGTGAAGACGGCGCGGCGGCCGGAGGTGCGGTTGCCGGTGCTGGAGGCGTACACGGGCGGGGAGCTGGAGCCCGACGGGGACTACGACGGGCTGGAGTTCCGGGACGAGGACTTCGTCGGGCAGGACGGCGGGGGCGCCCGTTTCATGGACTGCGCGTTGACGGGCTGCGCGCTGGACGAGACGCGGCTGCACCGCGCCCGTTTCCTCGACTCCGTCCTCACGGGGATACGGGGCGTCGGCACGAATCTGGCCGAGGCGACGTTGCGTGACGTGGAGCTGGTCGACGCGCGCCTCGGCGGGATGCAGCTGCATGGCGCCGTGCTGGAGCGGGTCGTCGTCCGCGGCGGCAAGATCGACTATCTCAACCTGCGTGAGGCCCGGCTCAGGGACGTCGTCTTCGAGGACTGCGTGCTCGTCGAGCCGGATTTCGGGGGTGCGCGGTTGGAGCGGGTCGCGTTGGTGGGATGCGCGTTGAAGGGGGCCGATCTGAGCGGGGTGACCTTGGTCGACGTGGACCTGCGGGAGGCCGCGTCGGTGGAGATCGCCCGGGGGGTGGATCGGTTGTCCGGGGCGGTGATCAGTACGGCTCAGTTGATGGATCTGGCGCCGGTGCTGGCGGGGGAGATGGGGATTCGGGTGGAGGGGTGA
- a CDS encoding TerD family protein: MAVSLSKGGNVSLTKEAPGLTAVTVGLGWDVRTTTGTDFDLDASAIAVNTQGKVYSDGHFVFFNNKQTPDQTIVHTGDNRTGEGAGDDEAINVNLAGLPADIDKIVFPVSIYDAENRSQNFGQVRNAYIRIINQAGGAELARYDLSEDAATETAMVFGELYRNGAEWKFRAVGQGYASGLVGIAQDFGVNV, translated from the coding sequence ATGGCTGTAAGCCTGTCCAAGGGTGGCAACGTCTCGCTTACCAAGGAGGCTCCGGGCCTGACCGCCGTCACCGTGGGGCTCGGCTGGGACGTCCGCACCACCACCGGCACGGACTTCGACCTCGACGCCTCCGCGATCGCGGTCAACACGCAGGGCAAGGTTTACTCGGACGGCCACTTCGTCTTCTTCAACAACAAGCAGACCCCGGACCAGACCATCGTCCACACCGGCGACAACCGCACGGGTGAGGGCGCGGGCGACGACGAGGCGATCAACGTCAACCTGGCGGGCCTCCCGGCAGACATCGACAAGATCGTCTTCCCGGTCTCCATCTACGACGCGGAGAACCGCTCGCAGAACTTCGGCCAGGTCCGCAACGCCTACATCCGCATCATCAACCAGGCCGGCGGCGCCGAGCTCGCCCGCTACGACCTCTCCGAGGACGCCGCCACCGAGACCGCCATGGTCTTCGGCGAGCTGTACCGCAACGGCGCCGAGTGGAAGTTCCGCGCCGTCGGCCAGGGCTACGCCTCGGGCCTCGTCGGCATCGCCCAGGACTTCGGCGTCAACGTCTGA
- a CDS encoding M1 family metallopeptidase produces the protein MVSCPHRISDVSRSVPVVPAALLTVALAFTLTSCTGGGGAADRGGETEGLRGSAGLRDPYFPKLGNGGYDVTHYDLTLTYEPPSDADADTESETSAGAEADADAEAVGHLRGTAVVTARATRALDAFNLDLKGLDVESVTVEGRAARWKRAGQELTVTPGQGLDKGETFRTTVRYSGTPETITDPDGSREGWLPTADGALALGEPTGSMTWFPGNHHPSDKAAYDLTVTVPEGLRAVSNGELASESTKNGRTTYVWHTAEPMASYVATIAIGTYEIRRSTVGEEPGKKAGEEAAGGGLPVYVAVDPAQAEDGREVLGRIPEVVEWAELNFGPYPFSSTGAIVDRPGDVAYALETQNRPVFPGAPDISLLVHELAHQWYGNSVTPKTWRDMWLNEGFATYAEWLWQEDHGGDTAQEIFDALYEGDYYEDAASNEAVWDFPPAKPPSAARISDSPVYERGAMVLHKIREAIGDDAFFGLLQGWATAHRHGNADTADFTAYAEKYAKKTAPDADLTPVWEDWLYGEVKPQGSPTPTPRIP, from the coding sequence ATGGTGTCATGTCCTCATAGGATCTCCGACGTGTCCCGATCCGTACCGGTTGTCCCGGCCGCCCTGCTCACCGTCGCGCTGGCATTCACCCTCACCTCGTGCACCGGGGGCGGCGGCGCCGCCGATCGCGGCGGCGAGACCGAGGGCCTCCGGGGCTCCGCCGGCCTACGGGACCCGTACTTCCCGAAGCTCGGCAACGGCGGGTACGACGTCACGCACTACGACCTCACGCTCACGTACGAACCCCCGTCCGACGCCGACGCCGACACCGAGTCCGAGACCAGCGCCGGTGCCGAGGCGGATGCCGATGCCGAGGCGGTCGGCCACCTGCGCGGTACCGCCGTCGTCACCGCACGGGCGACACGCGCCCTCGACGCCTTCAACCTCGACCTCAAGGGGCTGGACGTCGAGTCGGTCACCGTCGAGGGCAGGGCGGCGCGGTGGAAACGGGCGGGGCAGGAACTCACCGTCACACCCGGGCAGGGGCTCGACAAGGGAGAGACGTTCCGTACGACGGTGCGTTACTCGGGCACCCCGGAGACGATCACCGACCCGGACGGCTCCCGGGAGGGCTGGCTGCCGACGGCCGACGGGGCCCTCGCGCTCGGCGAACCGACGGGTTCGATGACATGGTTCCCCGGCAACCACCACCCCTCCGACAAGGCGGCATACGACCTCACGGTCACCGTCCCCGAGGGCCTGCGGGCCGTCTCCAACGGGGAGTTGGCGAGCGAGTCCACCAAGAACGGCCGTACGACGTACGTCTGGCACACCGCCGAGCCGATGGCGAGCTATGTGGCCACGATCGCGATCGGCACGTACGAGATCCGCCGCTCGACGGTGGGCGAGGAACCGGGCAAGAAGGCGGGCGAGGAGGCGGCCGGGGGCGGACTTCCGGTGTACGTCGCCGTCGACCCGGCGCAGGCCGAGGACGGCCGCGAGGTCCTCGGCCGTATCCCGGAGGTCGTGGAGTGGGCTGAGCTGAACTTCGGCCCGTACCCCTTCTCCTCCACCGGTGCGATCGTCGACCGACCGGGGGACGTCGCGTACGCCCTGGAGACCCAGAACCGCCCCGTCTTCCCCGGCGCCCCCGACATCTCGCTCCTCGTCCACGAACTGGCGCACCAGTGGTACGGCAACTCCGTCACCCCGAAGACCTGGCGCGACATGTGGCTCAACGAGGGCTTCGCCACGTACGCCGAGTGGCTGTGGCAGGAGGATCACGGCGGCGACACCGCCCAGGAGATCTTCGACGCGCTGTACGAGGGCGACTACTACGAGGACGCCGCCTCGAACGAGGCCGTCTGGGACTTCCCGCCGGCGAAGCCCCCGAGCGCCGCCCGTATCTCCGACAGTCCGGTGTACGAGCGGGGCGCCATGGTCCTGCACAAGATCCGTGAGGCCATCGGGGACGACGCCTTCTTCGGCCTCCTCCAGGGCTGGGCCACCGCTCACCGCCACGGGAACGCGGATACGGCCGACTTCACCGCGTACGCCGAGAAGTACGCGAAGAAGACGGCCCCCGACGCCGACCTGACCCCGGTGTGGGAGGACTGGCTGTACGGGGAGGTCAAGCCGCAGGGTTCCCCGACCCCGACCCCTCGAATTCCGTGA